Proteins found in one Thunnus maccoyii chromosome 5, fThuMac1.1, whole genome shotgun sequence genomic segment:
- the LOC121896867 gene encoding coiled-coil domain-containing protein 136, with the protein MDGLRLPPLIEEALDSTDDPCDLKTDSSPTMDNEITAKERGVLEENNEKEEMDQERAQEEEEGEEKLKEEGDEGEEKRRKEQEPLTEEQELEELRAQVLQLLLELEDARETSNKHQESFHELQGLLEDERLASAHQAEAFTRQIQNIQAQLRSVQEEMDSLEEEKESELAEAQEELRAAQEEVLLLQQAAEEAAAERENDIASLQEELCRRRAELQRLSEETQEYELEITTLRAEISMKSQRREAERREGDIDLLKEECRMLKEECQTLKEDNRRLSERLQLLQRQRTCSSVYLSLKEEDVVEGTEGKDMETGPDEVMTESYMTMAQSENCRLVDASIQKNISFDGKPMTPTSWNGGVGEIFSLRDQLKQAEEKASQVQRECDGLKMELQELQVLYDSSQRERAELEEELQRCKAELEKLSGGAQRFIHPSEHPVLSIPFIGMIVIVAVVWCWLSELASQRVRGVR; encoded by the exons ATGACCCTTGCGATCTGAAAACAGACAGCAGCCCCACCATGGACAACGAGATAACAGCGAAGGAGAGAGGCGTCCTGGAAGAGAACAAcgagaaggaggagatggacCAGGAGAGAGctcaagaggaggaggagggggaagagaAGCTGAAGGAAGAAGGCGATgagggggaggagaagaggaggaaggagcaGGAGCCGCTGACAGAGgagcaggagctggaggagctgagGGCCCaggtgctgcagctgctgctggagctggaaGATGCCAGAGAGACTTCCAACAAACACCAGGAGAGCTTCCACGAGCTGCAAG GTCTGCTGGAGGATGAGCGTCTGGCCAGTGCCCATCAGGCGGAAGCCTTCACACGCCAGATCCAGAATATACAAG CGCAGCTGCGCTCTGTGCAGGAGGAGATGGACagcctggaggaggagaaggagagcgAGCTGGCCGAGGCCCAGGAGGAGTTGCGTGCCGCTCAGGAGGAAGTACTCCTGCTCCAACAGGCCGCGGAGGAGGCAGCggcagagagggagaatgaCATCGCCTCCCTTCAGGAGGAGCTGTGTCGCCGGCGGGCTGAGCTGCAGCGCCTCAGCGAGGAGACCCAGGAGTACGAGCTGGAGATCACCACGCTGAGGGCCGAGATCAGCATGAAGAGCCAGCGCAGGGAGGCCgagaggagagagg GTGACATCGACCTGCTGAAGGAGGAGTGCCGTATGCTGAAGGAGGAGTGTCAGACCCTGAAGGAGGACAACAGACGTCTCTCCGAGAGGCTGCAGCTGCTTCAGAGACAGAGGACATG CTCCAGCGTCTACCTGTCActgaaagaggaagatgtagtgGAGGGCACAGAGGGGAAGGACATGGAGACCGGCCCCGATGAGGTCATGACAGAGAGCTACATGACCATGGCCCAGTCCGAGAACTGTCGCTTGGTGGATGCCTCCATACAGAAGAATATTTCATTTGATGGGAAGCCTATGACACCAACCAGCTGGAACGGAGGCGTCGGGGAGATCTTCTCCCTGAGGGACCAGCTCAAACAGGCGGAGGAGAAGGCCTCACAGGTCCAGAGAGAG TGTGACGGTCTGAAGATGgagctgcaggagctgcaggTACTGTATGACAGCAgtcagagggagagagcagagctggaggaggagctgcagcgCTGCAAGGCGGAGCTGGAGAAGCTGTCTGGGGGGGCTCAG AGATTCATCCATCCGTCTGAGCACCCTGTTCTCTCCATCCCCTTCATAGGAATGATTGTAATAGTGGCTGTGGTCTGGTGCTGGTTGTCGGAGCTGGCGTCCCAGAGAGTAAG GGGAGTGAGATAG